Proteins from one Triticum aestivum cultivar Chinese Spring chromosome 7A, IWGSC CS RefSeq v2.1, whole genome shotgun sequence genomic window:
- the LOC123150614 gene encoding uncharacterized protein: protein MPEQGSKAPSWWRRFRWLYAARCTVACVVTLVAVAVIVRAVVVMLRPEKLQLKLAGGRVAVDYIPSLPPPRNVVVFRVLLRANNPGGRATIVYANVTVRLTDASAGPAATITEFDLPQRIDVAQRMAHEATAVAELEPGEDLPMRYVRTLYEGRGVAGAEMELSGVLSTHTAMATTSVLTTYYCWPVTIAVVAGDSAADVPCFDKLDAPAHV, encoded by the coding sequence ATGCCCGAGCAGGGGAGCAAGGCGCCGAGCTGGTGGAGGAGGTTCCGGTGGCTATACGCGGCGCGGTGCACGGTGGCGTGCGTGGTCACCCTGGTGGCCGTGGCAGTGATCGTTCGGGCAGTGGTGGTGATGCTCCGCCCCGAGAAGCTCCAGCTGAAGCTCGCCGGCGGCCGCGTGGCTGTCGACTACATCCCGTCACTGCCGCCACCGCGCAACGTCGTGGTCTTCAGGGTCCTCCTCAGGGCCAACAACCCCGGCGGGCGCGCCACCATTGTTTACGCCAACGTCACCGTCCGGCTCACGGACGCGTCGGCGGGACCTGCTGCGACGATCACCGAGTTCGACCTGCCGCAGCGCATCGACGTGGCGCAGCGTATGGCGCACGAGGCGACCGCGGTGGCCGAGCTGGAGCCGGGGGAGGACCTGCCGATGAGGTACGTGCGCACGCTCTATGAGGGGCGCGGCGTGGCCGGCGCGGAGATGGAGCTGAGCGGGGTCTTGTCCACCCACACGGCGATGGCCACCACCAGCGTCCTCACCACGTACTACTGCTGGCCGGTGACCATCGCCGTCGTCGCAGGCGACTCCGCCGCCGACGTGCCCTGCTTCGACAAGCTGGACGCACCGGCCCATGTGTGA